A stretch of Cupriavidus necator DNA encodes these proteins:
- a CDS encoding circularly permuted type 2 ATP-grasp protein, with protein MAGRYFDEMLDWRTDGAQWVIQAGQALPEGAVRPHYRHFADWLARQSEGTMGNKRAEADLIFRRVGITFAVYGDKDEANSGTERTIPFDVIPRIFPANEWALLEKGLRQRVAALNRFVHDIYHGQDIIRAGVIPPDQIYNNAQYRPEMLGVNVPHDIYAHVAGIDVVRAGEGEFYVLEDNLRVPSGVSYMLENRKMMMRLFPDLFARNRVAPVAHYPDLLLDMLRGVSPQAIADPTVVVLTPGMYNSAYFEHAFLAQQMGVELVEGSDLFVEDDHLFMRTTQGPQRVDVIYRRVDDDFLDPLVFRHDSSLGAAGLLSVYRAGNVTICNAIGTGVADDKSIYPYVPDMIRFYLGEEAILSNVPTYMCRRPDDLQYVLDHMEELVVKETHGAGGYGMLVGPAATRAEIDAFREVVKARPEQYIAQPTLALSTCPTYVESGIAPRHIDLRPFVLSGKEVRMVPGGLTRVALREGSLVVNSSQGGGTKDTWVLER; from the coding sequence ATGGCGGGGCGGTATTTCGACGAGATGCTGGACTGGCGCACGGACGGGGCGCAATGGGTTATCCAGGCGGGGCAGGCGTTGCCTGAAGGCGCGGTGCGCCCGCATTACCGGCATTTCGCTGACTGGCTGGCGCGGCAGTCTGAAGGCACGATGGGCAACAAGCGCGCCGAGGCCGACCTGATCTTCCGGCGCGTGGGCATTACCTTTGCCGTCTACGGCGACAAGGATGAAGCCAACAGCGGCACCGAACGCACCATTCCGTTCGACGTGATCCCGCGCATCTTCCCGGCGAACGAATGGGCGCTGCTGGAAAAAGGGCTGCGCCAGCGCGTGGCCGCGCTCAACCGCTTTGTCCACGATATCTACCACGGCCAGGACATCATCCGCGCCGGCGTGATCCCGCCCGACCAGATCTACAACAACGCCCAGTACCGGCCCGAGATGCTCGGCGTCAACGTGCCGCACGACATCTATGCGCACGTGGCCGGCATCGACGTGGTGCGCGCCGGCGAGGGCGAGTTCTACGTGCTGGAAGACAACCTGCGCGTGCCCTCGGGCGTGTCGTACATGCTGGAAAACCGCAAGATGATGATGCGGTTGTTCCCGGACCTGTTCGCGCGCAACCGCGTGGCGCCGGTGGCCCACTATCCTGACCTGTTGCTCGACATGCTGCGCGGGGTGTCGCCGCAGGCCATTGCCGATCCCACCGTGGTGGTGCTGACGCCGGGCATGTACAACTCGGCCTACTTCGAGCATGCCTTCCTGGCGCAGCAGATGGGCGTGGAACTGGTCGAAGGCAGCGATCTCTTCGTCGAGGACGACCACCTGTTCATGCGCACCACGCAGGGCCCGCAGCGCGTCGACGTGATCTACCGCCGCGTCGACGACGACTTCCTCGACCCGCTGGTGTTCCGCCACGATTCCTCGCTGGGCGCGGCCGGCTTGCTGTCGGTCTACCGCGCCGGCAACGTGACCATCTGCAACGCCATCGGCACGGGCGTGGCCGACGACAAGTCGATCTATCCGTACGTGCCCGACATGATCCGCTTCTACCTGGGCGAAGAGGCCATCCTCAGCAACGTGCCGACCTATATGTGCCGGCGCCCGGACGACCTGCAGTACGTGCTGGACCATATGGAAGAACTGGTGGTCAAGGAGACCCACGGCGCCGGCGGCTACGGCATGCTGGTCGGCCCGGCCGCCACGCGGGCCGAGATCGATGCCTTCCGCGAAGTGGTGAAGGCGCGCCCGGAGCAGTACATCGCGCAGCCGACGCTGGCGCTGTCGACCTGCCCGACCTATGTGGAGTCGGGCATCGCGCCGCGCCATATCGACCTGCGCCCGTTCGTGCTGTCGGGCAAGGAGGTGCGCATGGTGCCTGGCGGGCTGACCCGCGTGGCGCTGCGCGAGGGCTCGCTGGTGGTGAATTCCTCGCAAGGGGGCGGCACCAAGGACACCTGGGTGCTGGAACGATGA